One Rosa chinensis cultivar Old Blush chromosome 3, RchiOBHm-V2, whole genome shotgun sequence DNA window includes the following coding sequences:
- the LOC112193863 gene encoding homeobox protein knotted-1-like 1 produces the protein MDDFYRLNPMNIISSSSENVNQVQNDTRTTATCGGAGYHGGPLILSDGNLNLNMLQFETDQSMNQLIKTQIANHPRYPDLVSAYIDCQKVGAPPEMKSLLEEIGRLSLPISTCRSEIGADPELDEFMDSYCGILHTYKEELSKPVVEATAFLSNIELQLSNLCKGTFQKPNSDYHSTDEAVGSSEEDLSYGEVEAAEGQEISAFRACDRELKDMLLHKYSGYLSKLKKDFLKTRKKGKLPKDARSALLDWWNTHYRWPYPTEEEKMQLSVATGLDQRQINNWFINQRKRHWKPSEDMKFALMENVSGSINGEGGPSMLFDTGFGNDDMM, from the exons ATGGATGATTTTTACAGGCTAAACCCTATGAATATAATATCAAGCTCATCGGAGAATGTGAATCAGGTTCAAAATGATACTAGGACTACTGCTACTTGTGGTGGTGCTGGTTATCATGGTGGTCCGTTAATACTAAGTGACGGTAACCTCAACCTCAACATGCTCCAATTTGAAACGGATCAGAGTATGAACCAGCTGATTAAGACCCAGATAGCCAATCACCCTCGTTACCCAGATTTGGTTTCTGCTTACATAGATTGCCAAAAG GTTGGAGCTCCACCAGAGATGAAAAGCCTACTTGAAGAAATAGGGCGGCTAAGCCTCCCCATAAGCACTTGCAGGAGTGAGATAGGAGCTGATCCAGAACTAGATGAGTTCATG GACTCATACTGTGGGATTCTTCATACATACAAGGAAGAGCTTTCTAAACCGGTTGTTGAAGCCACCGCATTCTTGAGCAACATTGAATTGCAGCTTAGCAACCTCTGCAAAGGCACATTTCAGAAACCCAACTCGGACTATCATTCAACTG ATGAAGCAGTTGGAAGTTCAGAAGAGGACTTAAGTTATGGGGAGGTGGAAGCAGCCGAGGGCCAAGAAATCTCAGCGTTTCGTGCTTGTGATAGGGAGCTTAAAGATATGCTGCTGCATAAGTACAGTGGCTACCTCAGCAAGCTGAAGAAGGACTTCTTAAAgacaagaaagaaaggaaagctTCCGAAGGATGCTAGGTCTGCACTATTGGACTGGTGGAACACTCACTATAGATGGCCATATCCTACG GAAGAGGAGAAAATGCAACTATCTGTGGCAACTGGTCTGGACCAAAGGCAGATAAACAATTGGTTCATAAACCAAAGGAAGAGGCACTGGAAGCCATCTGAAGACATGAAGTTCGCTCTCATGGAGAATGTTAGTGGTAGCATCAATGGCGAAGGAGGACCCAGTATGCTATTTGACACTGGATTCGGAAATGATGATATGATGTGA